The DNA sequence TTAATAAAATTTTACTGCTGATAAAAAATGTTAAAATCACAGTTGAAATTATTACAAGTAATAAAATACTCATTACTTTTGAATAAATATTTTCTACTTGCACCAGTTTTTGATTATCCGGTGAATAATAGTAAAATTTTTTGATTTTCATTTTTTACAATTGTGAATAGTTAATTAACAAACATCCAATTGATTTAGAGGTAATTTCCTCCTTACAATTTCATTAACTAAATTATTGTAAACTTCAGAATCTTCTAACCATTTTTGCGGACTGCAATTTCTTACATAACTAATTTTATTTTTGAGGTTTTGAAAAAGTGAAATGTCGTAAATGATAGCTCGTTTTTCTTTTTTATCTAATTTTCTTAAATTTTCTCTATATAGATAATTGTAAGTTTTTCTCAAGAAAAAATATGAACATACTAATTGAGAATTATTAAATTTTGAAAGATCTTTTGAAGTTTTATCCAACTCTACTAAATACATTTCTCATCTCAATTTTTGTGAAATAATATTAATTATTTCATTATTTGTGCCAATTATCACAATCATTAAAATTTAGACCGAAAATTGTGCTTTGCATTAGAATAAAGTCAAACAAAAATTTATATGAAAATTAAACCTTTGCAATATAATTTTACATGATTTCCATATTCCTTCTAACTTATTGTTTTATAATATTTTAGTTATTTTTCCGTACCATTTAAATGCAAAATTTCTTGCATGGTTTGATTAAACTCATAATAAGATTTTTTCAGCAATTTATTGTGATTCCTATCATTTCAACAATTTATTATTTCAATAGATTTGTTTTTAGAAAATGTTTCATTTAAAACTTGATGTGTTTTAAGAAGTGACATTTTTTTTGAGACAATTAAAAAGTTAAAATATGATAAATAAAGAAGTAAATCCCAAACCAATTGAAGCAAAATCAGAAACTATAAAAAGCAAAGATTCTGAAATTTCTTATGAAAAAAAGATTTTTTCTTCACTTAAAAGTGGAATTTTTGCATTCAGCATAGTTTTAGTAATTAATACTTTTCTAAAATTTTTAGCAATTACTTCAAATTCTGTCGTAAGTTTTGAACTAACTTCAAATGATTTAATTTTTTCAATTTGGGCTTTTATCATATTTTCATTTATTGAATTAGCTCACCGATTCAAATCATAACAAAATTTTCACTTCACCAAAAATTTGTTTTTTCTTCATCTAAGAAAAAAAAAATTTATCTTTACACTTTAATTTAATCAATTCAAAAAAATCCTTATGAACGAACCAAAAGTAACTTTAGAACTTGCCAAAGAACATGGCTTAACCGAAGAAGAATTTAATAATATTTGTGAAAAACTTGGAAGAACTCCAAACTACACTGAATTGGGAATTTTTAGTGTAATGTGGAGTGAACATTGCAGTTACAAAAATTCAATTGCATTGCTTAAAACTTTGCCGAGAAGCGGAAAAAAATTGTTAGTCGGTGCCGGAGAAGAAAATGCCGGACTTGTAGATATCGGCGATGGACAAGCAATAGCTTTTAAAATAGAAAGTCATAATCATCCTTCTGCAGTTGAACCTTATCAAGGTGCGGCAACCGGAGTTGGCGGAATTTTGCGCGATATTTTTACGATGGGTGCGCGACCAATTGCGGCTTTAAATTCTTTAAGATTTGGAAAACTAACAAATCCCAGAACAAAATTTTTGTTTGAAGGAGTTGTAAAAGGAATTGCAGATTACGGAAATTGTTTCGGTGTACCAACCGTTGGCGGCGAAGTGTATTTTGATGAAGTTTATCAAGGAAATCCTTTAGTAAATGCAATGGCTGTTGGAATTGTGGATTCACATAAAACAGTTTCTGCAGTTGCAAAAGGTGAAAATAATCCGGTTATGATTATAGGTTCCGCAACCGGAAGAGATGGAATTCACGGTGCAACTTTTGCTTCCGAAGAAATTAGCGAAAAATCCGAAGCAAAAAGACCATCGGTACAAGTCGGTGATCCATTTACGGAAAAATTACTTCTTGAAGCAACTTTGGAAATTATTAAAAAGGATTTGGTTGTTGGAATTCAAGATATGGGAGCAGCCGGAATTTCTTGCTCAACTGCAGAAATGAGTGAAAAAGGAAAATCCGGAATGATTATAGATTTGAACAAAGTTCCGCTTCGTGAAAAAACTATGACGGCTTACGAAATTATGCTTTCGGAAAGTCAAGAAAGAATGCTGGTTGTTGCAAAAAAAGGCTGCGAAGATGAAGTGAAAAAAATATTCGATAAGTGGGATTTGAACTGTGAAATTATTGGTGTTGTTACCGATGAAGAAAAATTAAATGTTTCTTATCATGGTGAAAAAAAAGCAAATATTCCTCCGTTTGAATTAGCTTTGGGCGGCGGAGTTCCGGTTTATTATCGAGAAACCAGAAAGCCAAAATATATAGATGAAGTTCAAAATTACGATTTAACAAATTTGCCCAAACCCGAAAATTTGCAAAAAACTTTTATAAAAGTTTTTTCATCGCCTAATATTGCATCTAAAAAATGGGTTTATCAGCAATACGATTATATGGTTAGAACCAATACGGTTGTTGGTCCCGGCTGTGATTCCGCAGTAATTAGAATTAAAGACACAAAAAAAGCAATTGCAATGCAAACAGATTGCAACGGAAAATATGTTTATTTAAATCCTAAAAATGGAGCAAAAATTGCTGTTGCGGAATCTGCAAGAAATATTGTTTGTTCCGGCGGTAATCCTTTGGCAATTACAAATTGTTTAAATTTTGGAAATCCGTATGATCCCGAAATTTATTGGACTTTCAAAGAATCAATTGACGGAATGGGTGAAGCTTGCAGATTTTTTGATACTCCCGTAACCGGCGGAAATGTTAGTTTTTATAATGAAAGTCCGGATACAACCGTTTATCCAACTCCTGTAATTGGAATGATTGGATTGATAGATGATGTTGATAAAATTATGACATCATACTTTAAAAATGCTGGCGATAAAATTTATGTTCTTGGCGAAGATTTTGAAGAAATTGGCGGAAGCGAATTTTTAAGTGTAATTCACGGAATTGTTAAGGGAAATTCTCCAAATATAAATTTGGAAGTTGAAAAAAAACTTCACAAAACTGTTTTAGAATTAATTGATAAAAAATTAATTAATTCTGCTCATGATGTTTCTGATGGAGGAATAATTTCTGCTTTGGCTGAATGCTGCATTATAAATAATCCAAAATTGATTGGAGCAGAAGTTAAAATTCCAATTAAAAATAGAGAAGATTTTACACTTTTTTCAGAATCACAAAGTAGAATTATAATTTCTGTAAATCCAAATTTTGAAAATGAATTTTTGGAAATTGTGAAAAATTCAAATCTACATTTTGTTTATTTGGGAATTACAACCGATAAAGATTTTATAGTAAATTCAAACATTAATATTTCTTTAGAAAAACTTGTCGATTTATATTTTGAATCAATTCCAAGATTGATGAATGAGTAAATTCAAATTTTTTAGATTAATTGGAAATTATTTTTCTTTTAATCGTTACAGAAAAGTTTTAGGATTTTTCAATCATTACATAATTGGTTTGTTAAAGAGAATTGATGAACATCATATTTTTCTTGCCGGCGGCGGAATTGCGTTTTCATTAATTTTATCTACAATTCCAATTTTACTTTTACTTTTTGCAGTTTTGGGAAAAATTATTGATCCGCTTACAATTGAAGAAAATATTTCCAAAATAATTTTAACCATGATTCCCTATCCGGAATATGCGGAATTTACAAAAATCGCAATTTTAAAAAGAGTTCCGGAAGTTTATCAATATAGTTCTGCTGCGTTTACATTAGGTTTAATTGGTTTATTTTTTACTTCCACATGGATTTTCAGCAGCTTGCGAACAATCTTAAACAGTATTTTCGGATATGACAAAACCAAGGGAATTTTATTTGGATTACTACGTGATTTTGGAATGGTAATTTTGGTTATTGCAATGATTTTAATTTCTACTTTCGTTTTACCTTCAATAAATATTTTTATAACTGCAACTGAAAATCTTGATATTCTTGTAAATTTTAAAGTAGATAAAATAATTCACACAATATTTTCATTTACATCAATTATTGTTGTTTTACTTCTATTTTTATTGTTTTACACAATAATTCCATATTCAAAACTAAACAAAAAAGCTGTTTTTATTGGCGCACTTTGGGCAACTATTTTGTGGGAAATTGCAAGATTTACTTTTGGTTATTATGTGGAAAATTTTTTACAGGCAAATCAATTTTATCAAGCATTTTTACTTGTAATTGTATTACTGTTTTGGCTTTTTTATGCTTCAATTTTGTTTTTAATTGGAGCAGAAATTGCGCAGTTATACATAGAAAGAATGAATTTGGGGGAAAAACTCACTCTCTAACTTATGCTTTTTCTGCTTCACCAATGGAATTGAATACTTTAAATACTTTATCTAAACCAGTAGCTGAAAAGATTGGTAAACGATTTTGATTATTATAAACTAAATAAAACTTTTTGCCCATTGCTTTAGTTCTTTTTACTCCAGCAACTAAAACTCCGAAAAATGATGAATCGACAAATTCGCACTCATTTAAATCAACAATTACACTTTTGTTTTCTTCGGCAACAGTTTTATCTAAAAAGGATTTGAAACTTGAAGCTTCTCTTAAAGTTGCTCTCTCAAAAAGAATTTTAATAATTGTAAATTCTTGAGAAGACTTTGAATCCTTTTCAAAAAAATTTGAGAATTCTAATTTATTTCCAAGCAATGAGCTACCCTCAATTATAAATCTATTTTTCAATCTATTTTGAAATTGATCCAGTGAATTATTTTCTTGCTTCTCTTTGAGATTATACATTCTTATTTCCCCAAATTTAGTTAATTTTTTCTAAATTCTTTAAGTTTTTGTATTACTAAAATTCTATCGTCTTGATTTTCGATTGAATCTGTAATTACGTGAACCTTACTTTCTCCGGTTTGATTTCCCGTTTCATCAATTTTTAATTCTAAAATACTGGATTCATTTTTTATAAAAAATTCTCCAGAATAACCTTTAACCGTAAAACTCATTTTCACCTCAATTTTACAAGCAATAAGCAGTAATTGAGTTCTTAAATCAGTGATTTACAACAAATTAAAAAAAAGTTTCATTCATTTAACTTGCAATAAACTTATGAGAAATAATCGGCATTTTTTTATCAAAGTTGAATAAAACAAAGTGATTTGAGTCACAAATGACAAAATTTACTTCTATTACTTTGAAACATTAAATAGATAAACATAAAAAAACAATTAATTCAATTGCATATTAATTAAATTTTTACTAATTTTTTTTTGAGGTTTGAATGTCAGAATATATACAAAATCCAATTAGTCATCCCGAGTGGAATCCTTCAATGGGTGATTTCTTCAGCAAAAGAGTTTTTGAAGAAGATAAACTGCACGAAAAAAAACAAAGCAGAAAAAAATTATTTATAAGTAGTTTACTTTTTGTTCACGTTTTAATGCTTGGTTTAGTAATTATTTATTTTTCTTAAACTTTACATCTAAGAAAGAAAAGATTTTAAACTTTTCATGTTGTAAAAACTTTATTTGTATCTAAATTTATACTATTTTTTAAAAATATTTCGGTATAAATAGGAGGTACAATGAAGATTGCTGTTTGTGTTAGTCATGTTCCGGATACAGCCGCAAAAATTAAAATCGGCAGTGATGCTAAATCTATCGATCCAACCGATGTAACTTACATACTAAATCCCTATGATGAATTTGCCATTGAAGAAGCCTTAAAAACCAAAGAAAAATTTGGCGGTGAAGTCGTTATTATTAGTTTAGGCAATGAATCTAATAAAGAAAGCGTTCGTAAAGCTTTAGCAATGGGTGCAGATAATGGTATTTTATTAAAAGATAGCGGAATCAGAGATTCTATAAGTCTTTCCAAAGCATTAGCCGAAGAAATAAAATTGCAAAATGCAGATTTAGTTTTTATGGGTAAACAAGCTGTTGATTATGATAATTCAATAACCGGACAATTAACCGCTGAATTTTTGGGATTTAATTGCGTAAGTGTAGTTATTAAATTTGATATTGACGGAAATAAAATTACTGCCGAACGTGAAATTGAAGGTGGAAAGGAAATTGTTGAAACTTCAATTCCCGCAATTATAACTTGCCAAAAGGGTTTAAACGAACCGCGATATGCATCTCTTAAAGGAATTATGGCAGCAAAGAAAAAAGTAATCGAGGAAAAAAATGCATCGGTTTTTGAAAATAAATCTGAAGTTATTCAAATGAGTAAACCAGTTGGGAAGCAAGCCGGGAAAATAATAGGTAAAGACTCAAGTGCAGTTCCTGAGTTAGTTCGTTTATTGAAAGAAGAAGCAAAAGTAATATAGGAGATGAAAATGACAAATAAAATTTTAGTTATTCTTGAGCAAAGAGATAATAATATAAAAAAAGTATCGTATGAAGTTTCAAAAGCTGGATTTGAACTTTCCCAAAAATTAAACTGTGCGATTGAAGCTGTAATAGTTGGCGGAGAAATAAATGATTTATCAAAAATTGGCAATTATGGAATTAAAAAAATAACACATTTAAAAAATTCCGAACTTAATAAATATTCATCCTCTGCATACACAAAAACTATTGTAGAATTTTTAAATGAAATTGGTGCAAATATAATTTTAATTGGAAATACTTCGCTCGGAAAAGATTTGGCTCCAAGAATTGCTGCAAAATTGGATGCTGGAATTGCAGTTGATGTTATTAAAATTGAAACATCCGAAAATAATATTATTGCAACAAGACCAATTTACGCTGGAAAAGCATTAGTTGATATTAAAATAAATTCAGAGAAAAAAGTTTTTACAATTAGACCAAATGTATTTAATCCGGGAGAACCAACTGAAAATAATTCAGAAATAATTGTCAAAGAAATTTCTTCACCGGATTTTTCAACAAAAGTAATTGAAGTTAAAAAAGCTGAAGGAAAGTTAGATGTTGCAGAAGCATCATTAATTGTTTCCGGCGGAAGAGGAATGAAAGAAGCTGCAAATTTTAAACTGGTTGAAGATTTAGCAGAAGTTTTAGGAGCAGCAGTTGGAGCTTCCCGCGCTGTTGTTGATGCTGGCTGGCGACCTCATGCAGAGCAAGTCGGGCAAACAGGGAAAACTGTTTCGCCAAATTTATATATTGCTTTGGGAATTTCCGGAGCAATTCAACATTTAGCCGGAATGCGATCATCAAAATGTATTGTTGCAATAAACAAAGATGCAGATGCTCCGATATTTCAAATTGCAGATTACGGAATTGCCGGAGATGTTTTTGAAGTTGTTCCGGCTTTAATTGCAGAATTAAAAAAATAATATTTTTGTTATCAAGAATTCGATGTCTTTAAATTTATAAATGTTTATTAAAAAGATGCCATTTTTTTAAAGATGGCATCTTTGAACTTCTATTGCACATCAAAAATTAGTATTCCTCAAATTCAGTTGTTAAATAAGTGTGTAGCACAACAAATAAAACTGCAATACTTCCAAAACAAATACTTAGCAATGCTGCTATTAAAAAGTTATCATAAAAATGTAAAATAATTGTTGCGGGAATTACAACAGATAAAAAACCAATACCAAAACCCCAATTCCATGATTTAATATTTTTTGGTTTCAATATTGATTTACAATTCTTACAAATTGTTTGATGATTTTTTTTAAATCGAAATATTTCTTTAATGGATATTGGACTTTTACAATTTGGGCAACTGAAATTTTTCATTTATTTTTTAATAAATTTTGTAAAAACATATTTTAAAATTATTTAACAAGATTTTCTAAATATTCAAATAATCTTCCCAAATTTTATATAATTCATAAGTTGCTTTAACATCTTCGCTGCAATAAATTGCAATGTCTTTAATTTTTCCGGCTTTATATAATTCCTTAATTTCCATTCCGGTAATTCCTTTAGATTTTGGAGATTTTATTCCAAATGCGTGACAATAAAAATCCAAATTAAATTTTCTTGTAATTCCGTAAAATGTAAATTGATCAAGCAAATCAATGTGTTTTGTTATGTTGTATCTGTTATGAATTAAATTTATAGTAGGTTTAACTTCAAGCATTGCAGAGCGAAGCATTAAAAACGGGATATCAAAATTCCTTCCGTTAAATGTAATTACTTTATCTGTTTTGGATAAATAATTCCAAAATAATTTTAAAAGTTCTTTTTCATTTATGGATTTGTACTTAATTCCTTTTTCTTCAATTATAATTTCTTCTTCGGAATTGTCATCATACAAAACAAGAATTCCGTTTGTTTCTGTATTTAACATTCCTATTGAAATAATTTTTGCAGTATAAGGATAAAGACTTAAAAACCTTTCTACTTCTTCTTTTTTATTTTCTCTTATAATTTGATCAGATTCTTTTTCCGCATATCTTAGAAGAAATTCTTGCTGACTTTCCGCTAAATTTTCCAATTCAAATCCAACGGTTTCAATATCAATTACAATTCCCATTTTTACCTCAAAAATGTTTAAGGATTTTTATTTATTTCTACCCCCTTTTCAAAATCGTTTACGGCATTGTAAAATTCATCCGGTAATGGAATGGACTTTTTTGTTTGCAAATTTATATGAACAAGAATTCCATTTCCCTTTGCAATTATTTGCAAATTATTTTTGTTTATTACTAAATGTTCAAATTTAAAACTTGAATTTCTGATTTCAATAATTTTAGTTAAAATTTCTAACTCATCATCCAATTTTGCCGGTAAAATATAATCACATTCATTATGAGCCATTATGAAAAATAAATTATTTTCTAAAATAACTTTGAGATTATAATTTTTCTTTAAATCTTGAAGATATTTAATTCGCGCATCTTCAAAATAATTGAAATATACAGCATTATTGCAAACTCCCATAATATCAACTTCATGGAATTTTACAACTTCAGTAATTTTATGTTTGAAATTTTCTATTTCCATATTTTGTCAAAAAACTTTTTCAATTATTTCGCAAACTTTATTTATATCTTCAAAACTAACATCCATATGAGTTACGGCTCGTAAAGTTCCAATTTGTCCAACCGAAAAAAGCAATCCATTTTCTTTACAAATTGATAAAGATTCTTCAACACTTTTTTGTAATGGTTTAAATATAATAATATTTGTTTCAACTTCTTTATTTATTAATTCAAACTTTCCAGTTTTAACTAAATAATTTGCAAGCATTTTTGCTTTTTCATGATCTTCTGCAAGCCGCTCAATATTATTTTGAATTGCATAAATTCCGGCAGCAGCTAATACTCCGGCTTGACGCATTCCTCCGCCAAACGCCTTTCTTACTCGGAAAGCTTCATTTATAAATTCTGATGTTCCGGCAATTACGGATCCAACCGGCGTTCCTAAACCCTTTGATAAACAAACTGAAACTGAATCGAAATATTTTGCATACTCGGAAACTTTTATACTGGTTGCGACTGAAGCATTCCACAATCTTGCTCCATCCAAATGAAATTTTAAATTATGTTTTCTCACAAGAGTTTGAAGCTTTTCAATTTCCTCTAATTTATAAATTGTTCCGCCGGCTCTGTTGTGTGTATTTTCTACTTCAATAATTTTTGTTCTTGGCATGTAGTATGCGCTTGTTGGGCGAATTAAAGGTTCTACTAATTCCGGATTAAGAATCCCACGATCAGCTTTAATTGGATAAAGTTGAATTCCACTAAGAACTGCCGGTGATCCGGATTCATATTGGAAAATATGTGCATCTGCTTCGCAAATTACTTCATCACCCGGATTTGTATGAACATTTAGGCAAATCTGATTTCCCATTACACCGCTTGGTACAAACAATGCCGATTCTTTGCTGAGTAATTCCGCAATCATTTCTTGAAGTTTATTTAATGTTGGGTCTTCTTTAAATACATCATCGCCAACTTCTGCATCATACATTGCTTTTCTCATTCCTTGTGAAGGACGAGTAACTGTATCACTTCTTAAATCAATAATTTTGTTCATTGTTCCCCTATAGAACGCGGATAACGCCGATAACACAGATATCCACAGAAAATTAGTTATTACTAAAAATTTTTCTTCTGAATTCTGCTTTTTTACCAAAATTCAAAAGTAAACCTACTTCAATATCAGTTGCTTTAAGATAATTTATTAATTGCGCTTCATGTTCTTCGCAAATACTTTCTGCTGCTTTTAATTCTAAAATCACTAAATCATTAACGATTAAATCAGCATAATAATCTCCAACATTTTCATTTTCATAAAACACTTTAATATTATGCTGTTGCTTTACATTTAATCCTAATTTTTTCAATTCAACTTTCATTGCATTTTCATAAACCTTTTCGAGAAATCCATATCCGAGAGTATTATTAACTTTGTAAAACGCTCCAATTATTTTTTCTGTTAATTCAGAATGTAACATTTTATATCTCTTTTATCTGTGAAAATTTGCGTATTCAGTGTTATCAGCGTTCTATTATTTTTTTAAATATTGTTATAAAAATTACAAGTAATGAAATACAAATACTTATATATGGTAATAACAATGGATACTTTGTAAAAAAAGTTTTGTTATTTCTTAGTTCAACATCGCCGACCAAAACAGTTTTAGTAAACATTTTCGTATCTGATAAAGTTTCACCCAATGGATTTATGATACAACTTATTCCACCATTTGCAGCTCTTACAAGCGATCTTCTATTTTCAACAGCTCTTAAAACATGAATTTCCTTGTGCTGATATGGACCGCTTGAATTTCCA is a window from the Ignavibacteriota bacterium genome containing:
- the purL gene encoding phosphoribosylformylglycinamidine synthase subunit PurL, producing MNEPKVTLELAKEHGLTEEEFNNICEKLGRTPNYTELGIFSVMWSEHCSYKNSIALLKTLPRSGKKLLVGAGEENAGLVDIGDGQAIAFKIESHNHPSAVEPYQGAATGVGGILRDIFTMGARPIAALNSLRFGKLTNPRTKFLFEGVVKGIADYGNCFGVPTVGGEVYFDEVYQGNPLVNAMAVGIVDSHKTVSAVAKGENNPVMIIGSATGRDGIHGATFASEEISEKSEAKRPSVQVGDPFTEKLLLEATLEIIKKDLVVGIQDMGAAGISCSTAEMSEKGKSGMIIDLNKVPLREKTMTAYEIMLSESQERMLVVAKKGCEDEVKKIFDKWDLNCEIIGVVTDEEKLNVSYHGEKKANIPPFELALGGGVPVYYRETRKPKYIDEVQNYDLTNLPKPENLQKTFIKVFSSPNIASKKWVYQQYDYMVRTNTVVGPGCDSAVIRIKDTKKAIAMQTDCNGKYVYLNPKNGAKIAVAESARNIVCSGGNPLAITNCLNFGNPYDPEIYWTFKESIDGMGEACRFFDTPVTGGNVSFYNESPDTTVYPTPVIGMIGLIDDVDKIMTSYFKNAGDKIYVLGEDFEEIGGSEFLSVIHGIVKGNSPNINLEVEKKLHKTVLELIDKKLINSAHDVSDGGIISALAECCIINNPKLIGAEVKIPIKNREDFTLFSESQSRIIISVNPNFENEFLEIVKNSNLHFVYLGITTDKDFIVNSNINISLEKLVDLYFESIPRLMNE
- a CDS encoding YihY/virulence factor BrkB family protein; the encoded protein is MSKFKFFRLIGNYFSFNRYRKVLGFFNHYIIGLLKRIDEHHIFLAGGGIAFSLILSTIPILLLLFAVLGKIIDPLTIEENISKIILTMIPYPEYAEFTKIAILKRVPEVYQYSSAAFTLGLIGLFFTSTWIFSSLRTILNSIFGYDKTKGILFGLLRDFGMVILVIAMILISTFVLPSINIFITATENLDILVNFKVDKIIHTIFSFTSIIVVLLLFLLFYTIIPYSKLNKKAVFIGALWATILWEIARFTFGYYVENFLQANQFYQAFLLVIVLLFWLFYASILFLIGAEIAQLYIERMNLGEKLTL
- a CDS encoding STAS domain-containing protein, with the translated sequence MYNLKEKQENNSLDQFQNRLKNRFIIEGSSLLGNKLEFSNFFEKDSKSSQEFTIIKILFERATLREASSFKSFLDKTVAEENKSVIVDLNECEFVDSSFFGVLVAGVKRTKAMGKKFYLVYNNQNRLPIFSATGLDKVFKVFNSIGEAEKA
- a CDS encoding electron transfer flavoprotein subunit beta/FixA family protein; amino-acid sequence: MKIAVCVSHVPDTAAKIKIGSDAKSIDPTDVTYILNPYDEFAIEEALKTKEKFGGEVVIISLGNESNKESVRKALAMGADNGILLKDSGIRDSISLSKALAEEIKLQNADLVFMGKQAVDYDNSITGQLTAEFLGFNCVSVVIKFDIDGNKITAEREIEGGKEIVETSIPAIITCQKGLNEPRYASLKGIMAAKKKVIEEKNASVFENKSEVIQMSKPVGKQAGKIIGKDSSAVPELVRLLKEEAKVI
- a CDS encoding electron transfer flavoprotein subunit alpha/FixB family protein, yielding MTNKILVILEQRDNNIKKVSYEVSKAGFELSQKLNCAIEAVIVGGEINDLSKIGNYGIKKITHLKNSELNKYSSSAYTKTIVEFLNEIGANIILIGNTSLGKDLAPRIAAKLDAGIAVDVIKIETSENNIIATRPIYAGKALVDIKINSEKKVFTIRPNVFNPGEPTENNSEIIVKEISSPDFSTKVIEVKKAEGKLDVAEASLIVSGGRGMKEAANFKLVEDLAEVLGAAVGASRAVVDAGWRPHAEQVGQTGKTVSPNLYIALGISGAIQHLAGMRSSKCIVAINKDADAPIFQIADYGIAGDVFEVVPALIAELKK
- a CDS encoding ribonuclease H-like domain-containing protein: MGIVIDIETVGFELENLAESQQEFLLRYAEKESDQIIRENKKEEVERFLSLYPYTAKIISIGMLNTETNGILVLYDDNSEEEIIIEEKGIKYKSINEKELLKLFWNYLSKTDKVITFNGRNFDIPFLMLRSAMLEVKPTINLIHNRYNITKHIDLLDQFTFYGITRKFNLDFYCHAFGIKSPKSKGITGMEIKELYKAGKIKDIAIYCSEDVKATYELYKIWEDYLNI
- a CDS encoding acyl-CoA thioesterase, which codes for MEIENFKHKITEVVKFHEVDIMGVCNNAVYFNYFEDARIKYLQDLKKNYNLKVILENNLFFIMAHNECDYILPAKLDDELEILTKIIEIRNSSFKFEHLVINKNNLQIIAKGNGILVHINLQTKKSIPLPDEFYNAVNDFEKGVEINKNP
- the ltaE gene encoding low-specificity L-threonine aldolase, with protein sequence MNKIIDLRSDTVTRPSQGMRKAMYDAEVGDDVFKEDPTLNKLQEMIAELLSKESALFVPSGVMGNQICLNVHTNPGDEVICEADAHIFQYESGSPAVLSGIQLYPIKADRGILNPELVEPLIRPTSAYYMPRTKIIEVENTHNRAGGTIYKLEEIEKLQTLVRKHNLKFHLDGARLWNASVATSIKVSEYAKYFDSVSVCLSKGLGTPVGSVIAGTSEFINEAFRVRKAFGGGMRQAGVLAAAGIYAIQNNIERLAEDHEKAKMLANYLVKTGKFELINKEVETNIIIFKPLQKSVEESLSICKENGLLFSVGQIGTLRAVTHMDVSFEDINKVCEIIEKVF
- a CDS encoding GxxExxY protein, whose protein sequence is MLHSELTEKIIGAFYKVNNTLGYGFLEKVYENAMKVELKKLGLNVKQQHNIKVFYENENVGDYYADLIVNDLVILELKAAESICEEHEAQLINYLKATDIEVGLLLNFGKKAEFRRKIFSNN